A window of Piliocolobus tephrosceles isolate RC106 chromosome 13, ASM277652v3, whole genome shotgun sequence contains these coding sequences:
- the LOC111524615 gene encoding olfactory receptor 2AG2, which yields MELRNSTLGSSFILVGILNDSGFPELLCATVIVLYMLALTSNGLLLLAITIEVRLHMPMYLLLGQLSLMDLLFTSVVTPKALADFLRRENTISFGGCALQMFLALTMGSAEDLLLAFMAYDRFVAICHPLKYMTLMSPRVCWLMVATSWFLASLVALGHTMYTMHLPFCMSWEIRHLLCEIPPLLKLACGDTSRYGLIIYVTGVTFLLFPFSAIVASYILILFTVLRMPSNEGKKKALVTCSSHLTVVGMFYGAATFMYVLPSSFHSPKQDNIISVFYTIVTPALNPLIYSLRNKEVMGALRRVLGKYRLLAHFTL from the coding sequence ATGGAGCTCCGGAACTCCACCTTGGGAAGCAGCTTCATCTTGGTGGGGATTCTGAATGACAGTGGGTTTCCTGAACTGCTCTGTGCTACAGTTATAGTCCTATACATGTTGGCCCTGACCAGCAATGGCCTGCTGCTCCTGGCCATCACCATAGAAGTCCGGCTCCACATGCCCATGTACCTCCTGCTTGGGCAGCTCTCTCTCATGGACCTCCTGTTCACATCTGTTGTCACTCCCAAGGCCCTCGCGGACTTTCTGCGCAGAGAAAACACCATCTCCTTTGGAGGCTGTGCCCTTCAGATGTTCCTGGCACTGACAATGGGTAGTGCTGAGGACCTCCTACTGGCCTTCATGGCCTATGACAGGTTTGTGGCCATTTGTCATCCTCTGAAATACATGACCCTCATGAGCCCAAGAGTCTGCTGGCTCATGGTGGCCACATCCTGGTTCCTGGCATCCCTGGTAGCTCTAGGACATACCATGTACACTATGCACCTCCCTTTCTGCATGTCCTGGGAAATCAGGCATCTGCTTTGCGAGATCCCACCCTTGCTGAAGTTGGCCtgtggtgatacctccaggtatgGGCTTATAATATACGTGACAGGTGTGACTTTCCTCTTGTTCCCCTTTTCTGCCATTGTGGCCTCCTACATACTAATCCTATTCACTGTGCTTCGTATGCCATCAAATGAGGGGAAGAAGAAAGCTCTTGTCACCTGCTCTTCCCACCTGACTGTGGTTGGGATGTTCTATGGAGCTGCCACATTCATGTATGTCTTGCCCAGTTCCTTCCACAGCCCCAAACAAGACAACATCATCTCTGTTTTTTACACAATTGTCACTCCAGCCCTGAATCCCCTCATCTATAGCCTGAGGAATAAGGAGGTCATGGGGGCCTTGAGGAGGGTCCTGGGAAAATACAGGCTGCTGGCACATTTCACACTCTAG